From Methanococcus maripaludis, the proteins below share one genomic window:
- the budA gene encoding acetolactate decarboxylase produces MDRFVKFLVVIMVLFSGCISTNDSSVSEFRSEQVSDVLYQVSTINALMESIYDGFVPVNELVTHGDFGIGTFDKLDGEMVVLDGICYQVKSDGVAYKVENVTTPFATVTSFENDETYFLNDMNISEFESYFESKFPSKNMVYAVKLTGTFSKMKTRSVPAQEKPYKKLVDAVKNQSVFEFENVSGTVVGFWVPEFMSGLNVPLYHLHFITDDKLAGGHILDFEIESVEASFDTTPEFYMVLPTSGEFYSMEFSDNLENDLKAVEKQ; encoded by the coding sequence ATGGATAGGTTTGTAAAATTTTTGGTAGTTATAATGGTGTTATTTTCTGGCTGTATTTCTACAAATGACAGTTCTGTTTCAGAATTCAGGTCAGAACAGGTTTCAGATGTTTTATATCAGGTATCCACGATAAACGCGTTGATGGAAAGCATTTATGATGGATTTGTACCTGTAAATGAACTTGTAACCCACGGGGATTTTGGAATAGGTACTTTTGATAAACTCGATGGTGAAATGGTTGTTTTGGATGGAATATGCTACCAGGTTAAATCAGATGGTGTAGCATACAAGGTTGAAAATGTAACAACTCCTTTTGCAACAGTTACTTCATTTGAAAACGATGAAACGTATTTTTTAAATGATATGAATATTTCAGAATTTGAATCATATTTTGAATCGAAATTCCCTTCAAAAAATATGGTTTATGCAGTAAAATTAACTGGGACTTTCTCAAAAATGAAAACAAGAAGTGTTCCAGCACAAGAAAAACCCTATAAAAAACTGGTAGATGCTGTAAAAAATCAGTCAGTATTTGAATTTGAAAACGTTTCTGGAACTGTTGTCGGATTCTGGGTTCCTGAATTCATGTCTGGTTTAAACGTTCCGTTATACCACTTACACTTCATAACTGATGATAAATTGGCAGGAGGACACATTCTTGATTTTGAAATCGAGTCTGTTGAAGCTTCATTTGATACGACACCAGAATTTTATATGGTTCTCCCAACTTCTGGAGAATTTTACAGTATGGAATTTTCAGATAATCTTGAAAATGACTTAAAAGCTGTAGAAAAACAATAA
- a CDS encoding Trm112 family protein: MKWLEELTELLECPICKGNLKLLGNKLCCKKCKKVYFIKDKIPVLLDE; encoded by the coding sequence ATGAAATGGCTTGAAGAATTGACTGAATTATTGGAATGTCCAATCTGTAAAGGAAATTTAAAGCTTTTAGGCAATAAATTATGCTGTAAAAAATGTAAAAAAGTTTATTTCATTAAAGATAAAATCCCGGTACTCCTTGACGAATAG
- the thpR gene encoding RNA 2',3'-cyclic phosphodiesterase, whose amino-acid sequence MRCFLAIELKTDLKENLETFKKQFDLKGIKTVENENLHITVKFLGDIDDKKLEEIVNSDLKIKKVISEIKGVGTFPNEEYIRVIWIGTTHLEETFKNIDEKLFKLGFKKEKSYDPHITLGRVKFIENDSKETLKKLIEKNKHINFGKIEINSVSLMKSTLTKDGPVYETVKRWE is encoded by the coding sequence ATGAGATGTTTCCTTGCTATTGAATTAAAAACTGACTTAAAAGAAAATTTAGAAACTTTTAAAAAGCAGTTTGATTTAAAAGGCATAAAAACAGTTGAAAATGAGAATTTACACATAACTGTGAAGTTTTTAGGGGATATTGATGATAAAAAACTTGAAGAAATAGTTAATTCAGATTTAAAAATTAAAAAAGTTATTTCTGAAATAAAAGGAGTTGGAACGTTTCCAAATGAAGAATATATCCGTGTAATATGGATTGGAACGACACATCTTGAAGAAACTTTTAAAAATATTGATGAAAAACTCTTTAAATTGGGTTTTAAAAAAGAAAAAAGTTACGATCCGCACATCACACTTGGAAGAGTTAAATTTATCGAAAATGATTCAAAAGAAACCTTAAAAAAATTAATTGAAAAAAATAAACATATTAATTTTGGAAAAATAGAAATAAATTCAGTTTCACTTATGAAAAGTACATTAACTAAGGACGGTCCAGTTTATGAAACCGTCAAACGTTGGGAATAA
- a CDS encoding MBL fold metallo-hydrolase: protein MIFLLKVLYSGSVTYLDEKNNVFVAPSSSCTYIETSENKIIVDTSSKDKKKIIISNLNKLDVKLKEIDYIISSHNHNNHNGNNGLFRNAEIVKYSDGSINDFKDPEVEIMWTPGHTFDSISVIHGDYVVAPAAVHLKKNILQNYDIPIAIDLEISKKSIQRIVALKKHVITGHDGILYVSEYL from the coding sequence GTGATTTTTTTGTTAAAAGTATTGTATAGTGGTTCGGTTACGTATCTTGATGAGAAAAATAACGTATTTGTAGCCCCCAGCTCATCTTGTACGTATATAGAAACCTCGGAAAATAAAATAATTGTGGATACTTCTTCAAAAGATAAAAAAAAGATTATAATTTCAAATTTGAATAAATTAGATGTTAAATTAAAAGAAATAGACTATATTATAAGTTCACACAACCACAATAACCACAATGGAAATAACGGGCTTTTTAGAAATGCTGAAATTGTTAAATATTCTGATGGATCCATAAATGATTTTAAAGATCCAGAAGTAGAAATCATGTGGACTCCGGGGCACACATTTGACAGTATTTCTGTAATTCATGGGGATTATGTTGTTGCACCTGCCGCAGTTCACCTTAAAAAAAATATTTTACAAAATTATGATATTCCCATTGCAATAGACCTTGAAATTTCAAAAAAATCAATCCAAAGAATAGTAGCTTTGAAAAAACACGTTATAACTGGACACGATGGAATTTTATATGTTTCAGAATATCTTTAA
- the tgtA gene encoding tRNA guanosine(15) transglycosylase TgtA: MFEIKARDAMGRLGVITINGKKIETPTIMPVIHPNPKKQTVSMDLINKMADVVITNSYITYTTPELREIAETKGIHELIDFKNVVVTDSGSFQLSVYGDVNVGPMEIIDFQEKIGVDVGTILDIPTAPDVSREKAESDLIETFKRAEDSIKRRSEMGYKLALNGTIQGSKYLDLRQKSAEVMGKMDFDIYPIGAVVPLMEDYRYREVAEVILNSKMHLPTNKPVHLFGCGHPMLFALSVALGCDLFDSAAYALYAKNGRYLTADGTLHLKDMKDLKSFPCTCKVCSEYTPKQLYNLNEKEKTRLLAEHNLYVTFEEIDRIKNAIKEGNLWELVEERCRSHPKLLNGLRVISKYMDFIEKHDPVSKKSGFFYTGYESMNRPEIYRHKQRLERIQYDKIYVTSVSEHTSKPYHENLDNVPCDVDVLIKDSVFGLVPLNIDTMYPLAQNEVPDLYDFEKKYNNEFISEFKEKHAEKILDISTYNYYINHYGKKKECDKVNPDIFRIGKMLEYQYGAKILDDELMGKVKSRRSKNTGRIRNLLLEKEVLFTLRANDNFLIPAKSGAELLHEKLEFPKYRIIIDSSVEEFARAGKSVYSKFVKDCDPELRPFEEVLIVNSDDELLAYGTTILNGRELMEFDYGVAATLRGGLKK, encoded by the coding sequence ATGTTTGAAATAAAAGCTCGTGATGCAATGGGTAGACTTGGTGTAATCACGATAAACGGAAAAAAAATTGAAACTCCAACAATTATGCCTGTAATTCACCCAAATCCTAAAAAACAGACAGTTTCAATGGATTTAATAAATAAAATGGCAGATGTTGTAATTACAAATTCGTATATAACTTACACGACCCCTGAACTTAGAGAAATTGCGGAAACAAAAGGAATTCACGAATTAATCGACTTTAAAAATGTTGTTGTAACGGATAGCGGTTCATTTCAGTTGAGCGTTTATGGGGATGTAAATGTCGGCCCGATGGAAATAATCGATTTTCAGGAAAAAATCGGAGTAGATGTTGGAACAATACTTGATATTCCAACTGCCCCGGATGTTTCAAGAGAAAAAGCTGAAAGTGATCTAATTGAAACATTTAAAAGAGCAGAAGATTCAATTAAAAGAAGAAGTGAAATGGGCTATAAACTTGCACTGAATGGAACAATTCAGGGTTCAAAATACCTCGATTTAAGGCAGAAAAGTGCTGAAGTTATGGGTAAAATGGACTTTGATATCTACCCAATTGGTGCAGTAGTTCCTTTAATGGAAGATTATCGATACAGGGAAGTTGCAGAAGTTATTTTAAATTCAAAAATGCATCTTCCAACAAACAAGCCTGTTCATCTTTTTGGATGCGGACACCCGATGTTATTTGCACTTTCAGTTGCACTTGGATGTGATTTATTTGATAGTGCCGCATATGCCCTTTACGCTAAAAATGGAAGATATTTAACAGCAGACGGAACTCTCCACCTCAAAGACATGAAAGATTTGAAAAGTTTCCCTTGCACCTGTAAAGTATGCAGTGAATACACTCCAAAACAGCTCTACAACTTAAATGAAAAGGAAAAAACGAGATTACTTGCAGAACACAATTTATACGTTACTTTTGAAGAAATTGATAGAATTAAAAATGCAATAAAAGAAGGAAACCTCTGGGAACTCGTTGAAGAAAGGTGCAGAAGCCACCCTAAACTTTTGAACGGTTTGAGAGTTATTTCAAAATATATGGATTTCATCGAAAAACATGATCCTGTCTCTAAAAAGTCCGGATTTTTCTACACGGGATATGAAAGTATGAATAGGCCTGAAATTTACAGGCACAAACAAAGGCTTGAAAGAATTCAGTACGATAAAATCTACGTAACAAGCGTTTCAGAACATACTTCAAAACCCTACCATGAAAATTTAGACAATGTACCTTGCGATGTTGATGTACTCATAAAAGACAGCGTATTTGGGTTAGTTCCACTAAATATTGATACAATGTATCCATTAGCTCAAAATGAAGTTCCAGATTTGTATGATTTTGAAAAAAAATATAATAATGAATTTATAAGCGAATTTAAGGAAAAACACGCTGAAAAAATACTCGATATAAGTACATACAACTACTACATAAATCACTACGGCAAGAAAAAAGAGTGCGACAAAGTTAATCCCGATATTTTTAGAATTGGAAAAATGCTTGAATACCAGTATGGTGCTAAAATACTCGACGATGAATTAATGGGAAAAGTAAAATCAAGAAGAAGTAAAAATACTGGCAGAATTAGAAATCTTTTACTTGAAAAAGAGGTTTTGTTTACATTACGGGCAAATGACAACTTCTTGATTCCTGCAAAATCAGGTGCTGAACTTTTACATGAAAAACTCGAGTTTCCAAAATATAGAATAATAATCGACAGCAGTGTCGAAGAATTTGCAAGGGCTGGAAAATCCGTTTATTCTAAATTCGTTAAAGACTGTGATCCAGAATTAAGGCCATTTGAAGAAGTTTTGATTGTAAATTCTGATGACGAATTATTGGCATACGGTACAACAATACTAAATGGTCGAGAATTGATGGAATTTGATTATGGCGTTGCAGCAACCCTTCGTGGAGGATTAAAGAAATAA
- the pth2 gene encoding peptidyl-tRNA hydrolase Pth2: MYEQAIVIRNDLKMGKGKMAAQACHASLQAFLHAQKISSSAVSGWMNEGQKKVVLKVNSEKELLEIFKNVNIEGLPCSLIRDAGRTQIEPGSLTAVGIGPEKEEKISKVTKDLKLL, encoded by the coding sequence ATGTATGAACAGGCTATTGTTATTCGAAATGATCTAAAAATGGGAAAGGGGAAAATGGCGGCTCAAGCCTGTCATGCATCACTTCAAGCTTTTTTACATGCTCAAAAAATAAGTTCATCTGCGGTTAGTGGCTGGATGAATGAAGGGCAGAAGAAAGTTGTGTTAAAAGTAAATTCTGAAAAGGAACTTTTAGAGATATTTAAAAACGTCAATATCGAAGGACTTCCGTGCAGTTTAATAAGAGATGCAGGAAGGACGCAGATTGAACCTGGAAGTCTTACTGCTGTTGGAATTGGCCCTGAAAAAGAAGAAAAAATTTCAAAAGTTACGAAAGATTTAAAATTACTTTAA
- a CDS encoding methanogenesis marker 15 protein codes for MAVKIAELTCGAEYSGVQAEIEKAAKEVGGELIYPEVDLEYIDKVNDYLGFEVASANLKLMFARAMSIIEGNTDAEAVFISTCFRCAEGALVRNEVRRLIQQNTDLPVVMYSFTERTKASELLTRMEALVTIVDKKALLARKKQDGISLGLDSGSTTTKAVIMKNNEVVGTGWVYTKDVIESAQEALDAALKESGLKMEDIETIGTTGYGRHTLGDHYKADLVQEELTVNSKGAAFLAGAQKGEATVIDIGGMDNKAISLNNAIPDGFTMGGICAGASGRFFEITARRLGVSIQELGDIAATGDWRNVMMNSYCIVFGIQDLVTGLAGGATPNDVAAAAAHSVAEQIYEQQLQEVDVRDPLILVGGSSLLKGMVLALEEILGKKIIVPKYSQYIGAVGAALISSGYRNLKK; via the coding sequence GTGGCTGTTAAAATAGCAGAACTTACCTGTGGAGCCGAATACAGCGGTGTTCAGGCTGAAATTGAAAAAGCTGCGAAGGAAGTTGGTGGAGAACTTATATATCCTGAAGTCGATTTAGAATATATCGATAAAGTTAACGACTATTTGGGATTTGAAGTCGCGTCTGCTAACTTAAAATTAATGTTTGCAAGAGCAATGTCCATTATTGAAGGAAATACTGATGCAGAAGCAGTCTTTATTTCAACCTGCTTTAGATGTGCTGAAGGGGCCCTTGTAAGAAACGAAGTTAGAAGATTAATACAACAAAACACGGATTTACCTGTTGTTATGTATTCATTTACCGAAAGAACAAAAGCTTCAGAATTACTTACGAGAATGGAAGCTTTAGTTACAATTGTGGATAAAAAAGCACTTCTTGCAAGGAAAAAGCAGGATGGCATAAGTTTAGGGCTTGACAGTGGTTCAACTACAACAAAAGCAGTTATCATGAAAAATAACGAGGTTGTTGGAACAGGCTGGGTTTATACTAAAGATGTTATCGAATCTGCACAGGAAGCACTTGATGCGGCTTTAAAAGAATCTGGACTTAAGATGGAAGATATTGAAACAATTGGAACTACAGGTTATGGTAGACACACCCTTGGGGACCACTACAAAGCTGATTTAGTACAGGAAGAATTAACTGTTAATTCAAAAGGTGCTGCATTCTTAGCAGGTGCTCAGAAAGGAGAAGCTACTGTAATAGATATTGGTGGAATGGATAACAAAGCAATTTCACTGAATAATGCAATTCCTGATGGTTTTACAATGGGAGGAATCTGTGCCGGTGCAAGCGGTAGATTCTTTGAAATTACTGCAAGAAGACTTGGAGTATCCATTCAGGAACTTGGTGATATTGCGGCAACCGGAGACTGGCGAAACGTCATGATGAACAGCTACTGTATTGTATTTGGGATTCAAGATTTAGTAACGGGTCTTGCAGGTGGTGCTACGCCAAATGATGTTGCAGCTGCGGCCGCCCACTCTGTTGCAGAACAAATTTACGAACAGCAACTCCAAGAAGTTGATGTAAGAGATCCTTTAATTTTGGTTGGCGGAAGCAGTCTTCTGAAAGGAATGGTTCTTGCACTTGAAGAAATACTCGGTAAAAAAATAATAGTTCCAAAATATTCTCAATATATCGGTGCAGTTGGTGCTGCATTGATCTCTTCAGGATATAGGAATCTTAAAAAATAA
- the nrpR gene encoding global nitrogen regulator NrpR yields the protein MDSNIDVEILSILSEASAPVGAKIIADSLKDRGYDIGERAVRYHLKVLDENSLTKKLGYSGREITEKGIEELEKANISFRIGSVFSQVIEKLYLSDFPSKVLINTAKFEGEYKTIKEMVLRSFEAGYSVGDYLNIKKKGNTVSVETLCSITFDNFLLKNGIIPTPEYGGIVKFEDYEPVNFEGVIDFKSSSIDPLVAFIMQGKTDVIGVIENGEGLVPANFRVIPKSSEKQFETILKKDMLNSVLAYGTENVLGMNLNPEQIGVVLVGGLTPLCIPHESGYTADISAATQLKDISSMEKKTKGFLEAKKKKGKFKVTPVLSKMLSKMQTINYDIEDKKGNVVVNTAKIPIEYKEEAINALKDSYENKLAISDRLKVECDDKFLNAYTICSLTVDGVFLKNKIPVIPYYGGILEVKADKKRFIEAIDYEGTSLDPHEVFFNKADGKNYILAGIRKVPMSASEKLIELNEKLGWNSIIEIGRPNNDICGVRVEKCMFGITTIGGTNPFANIRKNNIPVEMKTLHKSIDYSELTHYDDI from the coding sequence ATGGACAGTAATATTGATGTTGAAATTTTATCCATTTTATCTGAAGCATCTGCCCCAGTTGGTGCAAAAATAATTGCAGATTCACTAAAAGACAGGGGTTATGATATTGGAGAAAGGGCTGTTAGGTATCACTTAAAAGTACTTGATGAAAACAGTCTTACAAAAAAATTAGGTTATTCTGGAAGAGAAATTACTGAAAAAGGAATTGAAGAACTTGAAAAAGCGAACATTTCATTTAGAATTGGTTCAGTATTCTCGCAAGTTATTGAAAAACTTTATCTGTCAGATTTTCCTTCAAAAGTTCTTATAAATACTGCTAAATTCGAAGGAGAGTATAAAACAATAAAAGAAATGGTATTACGATCATTTGAAGCAGGTTATTCTGTAGGAGATTACCTAAATATCAAGAAAAAAGGAAATACAGTATCTGTAGAAACCCTTTGTAGCATTACGTTTGATAACTTTTTATTAAAAAACGGAATAATTCCAACCCCTGAATACGGTGGAATCGTTAAATTTGAAGATTACGAGCCAGTGAATTTTGAAGGAGTAATTGATTTTAAAAGTTCTTCAATTGACCCATTAGTTGCATTTATCATGCAGGGAAAAACTGATGTAATAGGAGTAATTGAAAACGGAGAAGGACTCGTTCCTGCAAACTTCCGAGTAATTCCAAAATCAAGTGAAAAACAGTTTGAAACTATCCTTAAAAAAGACATGCTAAATTCTGTTTTAGCATATGGAACTGAAAACGTACTTGGAATGAATTTAAACCCTGAACAGATTGGAGTAGTGTTGGTTGGTGGATTAACGCCACTTTGTATCCCTCACGAATCAGGATATACTGCAGACATAAGTGCTGCCACACAGCTTAAAGATATTTCATCAATGGAGAAAAAAACAAAAGGATTCCTTGAAGCAAAGAAAAAGAAAGGAAAATTTAAAGTAACTCCAGTTTTATCCAAAATGCTTTCAAAAATGCAGACCATAAATTATGATATTGAAGATAAAAAAGGCAACGTTGTTGTAAACACTGCAAAAATTCCTATTGAATACAAGGAAGAAGCAATAAATGCATTAAAAGACAGTTATGAAAATAAACTCGCAATTTCAGATCGATTGAAAGTAGAATGCGACGATAAATTCTTAAATGCATACACAATATGTTCATTAACTGTTGATGGAGTATTTTTGAAAAACAAAATTCCAGTAATTCCATACTATGGTGGAATTTTAGAAGTAAAAGCAGATAAAAAACGGTTTATTGAAGCAATTGACTACGAAGGGACTTCGCTTGACCCTCATGAGGTATTTTTCAATAAAGCTGATGGTAAAAACTACATTTTAGCAGGTATTCGGAAAGTTCCAATGTCTGCATCTGAAAAATTAATAGAACTTAACGAAAAACTCGGTTGGAATTCGATAATCGAAATAGGAAGGCCAAATAACGATATCTGCGGTGTTCGTGTTGAAAAATGTATGTTTGGAATCACCACAATTGGTGGAACAAACCCATTTGCAAATATACGCAAAAATAACATCCCTGTGGAAATGAAGACCCTCCACAAATCAATTGACTATTCAGAACTAACACATTACGACGATATTTAA
- a CDS encoding RlmE family RNA methyltransferase produces MGKKDKRWVLQRKNDHYYNLAKRRNYRSRATYKLFQLNEKFNLIKERNVVVDLGCAPGGWLQAARDIVGDNGFIVGIDLQTVKPLPHDNVIAIKGDMTKEEILKQARDLLPEKPDVIICDASPNISGVWDVDHVRSLELTTMALMTATKMLKKGGNFVVKVFQGDLFEKYVQLVSEYFDKAFTTKPRASRDESAEVYVIGKRFNGRKFDMNSKSPIVKLLDTKPVEEEITSPSLRKEISKEDSGLMIKRIKEMRSKKE; encoded by the coding sequence ATGGGAAAAAAGGACAAAAGATGGGTTCTTCAAAGGAAAAACGACCATTACTATAATTTAGCAAAAAGAAGAAATTACAGATCACGAGCAACGTATAAATTATTCCAGTTGAATGAAAAATTCAATTTGATAAAAGAAAGAAACGTTGTTGTAGATTTAGGGTGTGCTCCAGGAGGATGGCTCCAAGCTGCAAGAGATATTGTTGGAGATAATGGATTTATCGTTGGAATTGATTTACAAACTGTAAAACCGCTCCCACATGACAACGTCATTGCAATTAAAGGCGATATGACAAAAGAAGAAATATTAAAACAAGCCCGAGACCTTTTACCAGAAAAACCCGATGTTATAATCTGCGATGCTTCCCCAAACATCAGTGGTGTCTGGGATGTGGATCACGTAAGATCCCTTGAACTTACAACAATGGCACTCATGACTGCAACCAAAATGCTGAAAAAAGGCGGAAATTTTGTTGTAAAAGTATTTCAGGGCGATTTGTTTGAAAAATATGTTCAACTCGTTTCAGAATACTTTGATAAAGCATTCACAACAAAACCAAGAGCTTCGAGAGATGAAAGTGCAGAAGTATATGTTATCGGAAAAAGATTTAACGGCAGAAAATTTGACATGAACTCAAAATCGCCAATTGTAAAACTTCTTGATACAAAACCTGTCGAAGAAGAAATTACAAGCCCGAGTTTGAGGAAAGAAATTTCCAAAGAAGATAGTGGACTCATGATCAAAAGAATAAAAGAAATGAGATCCAAAAAAGAATAA
- a CDS encoding KH domain-containing protein, with protein sequence MYENVEVVKIPKERTGILIGTHGEVRKKLESDLGVELEIDSEGEVNIYSTDEQKDPLALWKARDIVKAIGRGFNPEKALKLVSDEYAFEVIDISEYGNSDKALQRLKGRIIGSSGKSRRYIEELTSTHISVYGKTVSIIGEIETAKIAKDAIEMLLRGTSHSKMYKFLERHRQDVKRSELRLWK encoded by the coding sequence ATGTACGAGAATGTGGAAGTAGTGAAGATTCCAAAAGAGAGAACAGGTATCCTTATTGGAACTCACGGAGAAGTTAGAAAAAAGCTTGAAAGTGATCTTGGAGTTGAATTAGAGATTGATTCGGAAGGAGAAGTTAATATTTATTCAACGGACGAACAAAAAGACCCGCTAGCACTTTGGAAAGCGAGAGATATTGTAAAAGCTATTGGAAGGGGATTTAATCCTGAAAAAGCTTTAAAGCTGGTTTCTGATGAATATGCCTTCGAAGTAATTGATATTTCAGAATATGGAAATTCTGATAAAGCTCTCCAACGATTAAAAGGAAGGATTATTGGAAGTAGTGGAAAATCCAGAAGATATATTGAAGAATTAACTTCAACACACATTTCAGTTTACGGAAAAACTGTTTCAATTATCGGAGAAATCGAAACTGCAAAAATTGCAAAAGATGCAATAGAGATGCTTTTAAGGGGTACTTCGCACTCAAAAATGTACAAATTTTTAGAAAGACACAGACAGGATGTTAAAAGAAGTGAACTTAGACTCTGGAAATAA